One Candidatus Nanosynbacter featherlites genomic region harbors:
- the rsmH gene encoding 16S rRNA (cytosine(1402)-N(4))-methyltransferase RsmH: MMSIKEHPPQPGLSNDAPVHVPVLLEETVRALAPRRGEAYLDLTAGYGGHAREILKRTNNYLNAVLVDRDSNAIQTLGDLTEQGVELMHQDFASAARDLVKLGRKFDVILADLGVSSPQLDRAERGFSFRFDGPLDMRMDDTTEMTAADIINHASVDELVRLITLYGEETRSRAMHIAKAIVAHRPMTRTSELAELIERTVGRGGLKRHPATRTFQALRIEVNQELQQVRDVLPLLPQLLNPGGRVGIISFHSLEDRLVKHFFKEQSEAGYEAELMIPDKKVILGTADVHNPRSRSAKLRWAVKT, encoded by the coding sequence ATGATGAGTATTAAAGAACATCCACCACAGCCGGGTTTGTCGAACGACGCTCCGGTTCATGTTCCTGTACTCTTAGAGGAGACCGTGCGTGCGCTCGCCCCTCGTCGGGGTGAAGCGTACCTTGATTTGACTGCTGGGTATGGCGGTCATGCGCGGGAGATTCTCAAGAGGACAAATAACTATTTGAACGCTGTATTGGTTGATCGTGATAGTAACGCGATTCAAACATTAGGCGATTTGACAGAACAAGGTGTCGAATTGATGCATCAAGATTTTGCGTCAGCGGCACGTGATTTGGTCAAGCTTGGGCGAAAATTTGACGTGATTTTGGCTGATTTGGGGGTGTCGTCACCGCAGCTTGACAGAGCAGAGAGGGGTTTTTCATTTCGTTTTGACGGTCCATTGGATATGAGAATGGACGACACAACGGAGATGACGGCGGCTGATATCATCAATCATGCTTCAGTGGATGAGTTGGTTCGGCTGATAACCCTGTACGGCGAGGAGACTCGTTCGCGCGCTATGCATATTGCGAAGGCAATTGTAGCGCATCGTCCGATGACGCGAACGTCTGAGCTAGCTGAGCTGATTGAGCGAACCGTTGGTCGCGGTGGCCTAAAAAGACATCCAGCGACTCGCACTTTTCAAGCCCTCAGAATTGAAGTTAACCAAGAACTTCAGCAGGTGAGAGATGTATTGCCATTATTGCCTCAGCTGCTCAATCCAGGCGGTCGTGTCGGTATCATTAGCTTTCACAGCCTGGAAGATCGATTGGTTAAACATTTTTTCAAGGAACAATCAGAAGCGGGGTATGAGGCCGAGCTGATGATTCCTGATAAAAAAGTAATTCTAGGGACTGCAGATGTTCACAATCCGCGCAGTCGAAGTGCCAAGCTTCGCTGGGCCGTAAAAACATAA
- a CDS encoding peptidoglycan D,D-transpeptidase FtsI family protein, producing MKGRLAQSRTSLLAIILLGIMAVFVLRLFHLQVLQHGKYVELAARNQQRTLVIPATRGEIYMMDGKTPAPVVLNRMIFNVVADPQTVSDSQRHEIIQALRQIAGDKLMENAEGRLANKKSRYEVLARGLTLDQAEQMKKKDFSGVLYQLNSVRNYPEGALGAQVLGFVNANGEGQYGVEGALDKRLKGSDGLLRAVTDVRNVPLMIGKNDVNIEAKAGEDLVLSIDRNVQSYAEEALKRGLQKAGGTEGSVVVMNPNNGRVLAMANYPTFNPAEYNKVQNAAAFINAATMTPQEPGSIMKSFTMAMGIDKGAITPNTTYQNTDCTQVGDRKICNAVRGLTGTTTMQQALNNSHNVGTVTVGRKLGDGSYINNAARQTIYQYFHDKYGFGEKTGIELAEAQGLITSPTEQEGNEVRYANMTFGQGINLTPIQVTSAFCSIINGGVYYRPTVVAGVKKGDAVEWSKPQPLRHTVSAETSTQMRTMLDTARHSFYVGKDDKPGYLIGGKTGTVELLVNGAYSMKETAGTYVGFGGTDKPEYVIMIRVSAPNKHVALEGSVHASPIFTDISNWMIEYLKLSPRRS from the coding sequence ATGAAGGGGCGACTTGCGCAATCACGAACGAGTCTACTCGCCATTATTCTGCTGGGGATAATGGCAGTTTTTGTGTTGAGATTATTTCACTTACAGGTGCTGCAGCACGGTAAGTATGTCGAGCTGGCAGCGCGCAATCAGCAGCGCACGTTGGTGATTCCGGCCACGCGAGGTGAAATTTACATGATGGACGGCAAGACGCCGGCTCCGGTGGTGCTGAACCGTATGATATTTAATGTGGTGGCTGATCCACAAACCGTTTCTGACAGTCAGCGTCATGAGATCATCCAAGCGCTGCGTCAGATAGCTGGCGATAAGCTCATGGAGAATGCTGAGGGGCGACTTGCTAATAAAAAGTCACGCTATGAAGTTTTGGCGCGCGGTTTGACGTTAGATCAGGCTGAGCAGATGAAGAAGAAGGATTTTTCAGGCGTATTGTATCAGCTCAACTCGGTTCGGAATTATCCAGAAGGGGCTTTAGGCGCGCAGGTACTGGGCTTTGTAAATGCGAATGGTGAAGGTCAGTATGGCGTAGAGGGCGCGTTGGACAAGCGACTCAAAGGTAGTGATGGGCTGCTACGAGCAGTGACAGATGTGCGAAATGTGCCGCTGATGATAGGTAAGAATGATGTAAATATTGAGGCGAAGGCGGGCGAAGATTTAGTGTTGTCAATTGATCGCAACGTTCAGAGTTATGCCGAAGAAGCCCTCAAACGTGGCCTGCAAAAGGCAGGTGGTACCGAGGGTAGTGTAGTGGTGATGAATCCAAACAATGGCCGAGTGCTGGCCATGGCGAATTACCCGACGTTCAATCCTGCCGAGTATAACAAGGTTCAAAATGCTGCTGCGTTCATCAACGCCGCGACCATGACGCCGCAAGAACCGGGGTCAATCATGAAATCATTTACCATGGCGATGGGAATTGACAAAGGCGCGATCACTCCAAACACGACCTACCAAAACACTGATTGTACCCAAGTCGGTGACCGTAAAATTTGTAATGCAGTGCGCGGTTTGACTGGTACGACCACCATGCAGCAAGCGCTAAACAACTCTCACAATGTTGGTACAGTGACAGTTGGGCGAAAATTAGGCGACGGCTCGTATATCAATAACGCTGCACGACAGACGATTTATCAATATTTCCATGATAAATATGGTTTTGGTGAGAAAACAGGAATTGAGCTTGCAGAGGCGCAAGGGTTGATCACTAGTCCGACTGAACAAGAGGGAAATGAAGTTCGGTACGCAAACATGACGTTCGGTCAGGGAATAAATTTGACACCAATTCAAGTTACCTCGGCGTTTTGCTCAATCATCAACGGAGGAGTGTACTACCGTCCAACGGTTGTCGCTGGGGTGAAAAAGGGCGATGCTGTCGAGTGGTCAAAACCACAGCCGCTACGCCACACAGTAAGCGCGGAGACGTCTACTCAGATGCGCACGATGCTAGATACGGCGCGTCATTCGTTCTATGTCGGCAAAGATGACAAGCCGGGCTATCTGATCGGTGGTAAAACGGGTACGGTGGAGTTGTTGGTGAATGGTGCATATAGCATGAAAGAAACGGCTGGTACCTATGTTGGTTTTGGTGGCACAGATAAGCCAGAATATGTCATAATGATAAGGGTATCGGCACCAAATAAACATGTTGCGCTGGAAGGTAGTGTGCATGCGTCGCCAATTTTTACTGATATTTCGAACTGGATGATTGAGTATTTGAAATTATCACCGAGGAGATCCTAA
- the mraY gene encoding phospho-N-acetylmuramoyl-pentapeptide-transferase gives MKSYIQTVTNEMTYIFVLSLAAFLLAMFLTPIYTFFAYRYQFWKRQRTSAVTGEKLQVFDKLHEEKLRRHIPTMAGIIGVVSIVLITLLFNLDRRQTWLPLAAFVGGAAVGLIDDYLNIFGSNKKDAGMRAPVKFALITLIGLVLGWFFFAKLGVSSFHVPFYGDLSVGWLIIPLFAFAVVATGNAVNISDGLDGLAGGLLAISFVMFGVIALLQGNFLLAGFCFTVVGALLSYLWFNIYPARFFMGDVGAFAYGASLGVVAMLTNSLLLLPIIGLLFVVEAGSSALQIASKRLFGRKIFKSAPIHHHLEASGWPETKITMRFWVIGCVMAFIGFLVALAGGHIA, from the coding sequence ATGAAAAGCTATATACAAACGGTAACAAACGAAATGACATATATATTCGTGTTGAGTCTAGCAGCGTTCCTACTGGCAATGTTTTTGACGCCAATTTATACGTTCTTTGCTTATAGATATCAGTTCTGGAAACGGCAACGCACTTCTGCGGTGACTGGCGAGAAGTTGCAGGTGTTTGATAAACTTCACGAGGAGAAATTGCGTCGCCATATCCCTACGATGGCTGGCATTATTGGTGTAGTTTCCATCGTCTTGATCACGCTGTTATTTAACCTGGACCGCCGGCAAACATGGTTGCCGTTGGCAGCTTTTGTTGGTGGCGCGGCTGTGGGATTGATCGATGATTATTTGAACATCTTTGGTAGTAATAAAAAAGACGCTGGCATGCGGGCGCCAGTTAAGTTTGCGCTGATTACGCTGATTGGTTTGGTGCTTGGATGGTTCTTCTTTGCTAAATTGGGCGTTAGTAGTTTTCACGTACCGTTTTATGGCGATCTATCAGTTGGTTGGCTGATCATACCTCTGTTCGCGTTTGCGGTCGTCGCTACGGGTAATGCGGTTAATATTTCAGATGGCCTGGATGGCCTGGCGGGCGGACTGCTGGCTATCAGTTTTGTGATGTTTGGCGTGATTGCGCTACTGCAGGGAAACTTCTTGCTGGCTGGCTTTTGTTTTACGGTCGTTGGCGCGCTACTCAGCTATCTGTGGTTTAATATCTATCCAGCGAGGTTCTTTATGGGCGATGTAGGTGCTTTTGCCTATGGAGCAAGCTTGGGCGTGGTGGCGATGCTGACAAACTCATTACTATTACTCCCGATCATCGGTTTGTTATTTGTGGTCGAAGCAGGTTCTAGCGCGTTACAAATTGCCAGCAAGCGACTGTTTGGCCGAAAAATTTTCAAATCTGCACCAATTCACCATCATCTGGAGGCTAGTGGCTGGCCGGAGACCAAGATTACCATGCGTTTTTGGGTGATTGGATGTGTGATGGCGTTCATCGGTTTCCTCGTGGCTTTGGCAGGAGGGCATATTGCGTAA
- a CDS encoding FtsW/RodA/SpoVE family cell cycle protein → MRNTMPSVPAGTIRKHRPVYQVALYVSLLLLLGLVVMYALGPQRANVMNFAYGTNYSDMFFFNKQLISVVISFAAFAACAIIPYKIFTEKYANWLFVGGLFFCFLLVALGMLGVSFAQETNGAYRWFYLGGLGSFQPAELLKFGILVFIAGFLGKRMRQGKINDVEETLIPLGIAAAIAMFIVVVLQKDLGTGLALVAIVLSMLVVSGMRSDILWKIVGVLLAAGVMLILIAPHRLERVMTFFQGDHSNTSSMDSSSNTYHVQQARIAIGSGGILGLGIGKSVQVSGYLPEAINDSIFAIMGETFGFVGLLIILGLFTALLLGILHIAARLPDPRLRLVAAGVFGWVASHVILNVAAMTGVAPLTGIPLPLLSYGGTSMLFIAAALGLVFQLSCYTSHKPLTEGKDSHADLSGRRRFGRTRYARGRRV, encoded by the coding sequence TTGCGTAATACTATGCCTAGTGTGCCAGCCGGGACGATTCGTAAGCATCGGCCGGTCTATCAGGTGGCGTTATATGTCAGCCTATTGTTGCTATTGGGTTTGGTGGTGATGTATGCTTTGGGGCCGCAACGAGCCAATGTCATGAATTTTGCATACGGCACGAACTATAGCGATATGTTCTTCTTTAACAAGCAGCTTATTTCTGTTGTGATTTCCTTTGCAGCGTTTGCTGCATGTGCTATTATTCCATATAAAATTTTCACTGAAAAATACGCAAATTGGCTATTTGTCGGTGGCTTGTTTTTCTGCTTTTTGCTGGTGGCGTTGGGTATGCTGGGCGTTTCGTTTGCGCAGGAAACCAATGGTGCGTATCGCTGGTTTTACCTCGGCGGGCTGGGAAGTTTTCAGCCGGCTGAATTGTTAAAATTTGGTATCTTAGTGTTTATCGCTGGATTTTTGGGTAAACGTATGCGACAAGGCAAAATCAACGACGTGGAGGAAACGCTCATCCCGCTCGGTATTGCAGCAGCGATAGCCATGTTCATCGTGGTAGTGCTACAAAAGGACCTGGGAACTGGATTGGCGTTGGTCGCCATCGTTTTGTCTATGTTGGTGGTCTCAGGTATGCGGTCAGATATTCTCTGGAAAATAGTGGGCGTTCTGTTGGCGGCGGGCGTCATGCTCATCCTCATCGCGCCGCACCGCTTGGAGCGCGTCATGACGTTCTTTCAGGGTGATCACTCGAACACATCGTCTATGGATAGCAGCAGCAACACTTATCACGTGCAGCAGGCACGCATCGCCATCGGTTCGGGTGGTATCTTAGGACTGGGTATCGGGAAGAGCGTGCAGGTGTCGGGCTACCTGCCCGAGGCTATCAACGACTCGATCTTTGCCATCATGGGTGAGACATTTGGTTTTGTTGGACTGCTGATCATTTTGGGGCTATTTACCGCCTTGCTGCTTGGTATTTTGCACATTGCTGCGCGACTGCCTGACCCTAGACTTCGATTAGTGGCAGCTGGTGTGTTTGGTTGGGTTGCTTCTCACGTGATATTGAATGTGGCAGCTATGACGGGGGTGGCACCATTGACTGGTATCCCATTGCCACTATTGAGTTATGGTGGAACCAGCATGCTGTTCATCGCTGCGGCCCTTGGATTAGTTTTTCAGCTGTCTTGCTACACATCGCACAAGCCATTAACAGAAGGGAAGGATAGCCATGCGGATCTTAGCGGTCGGCGGCGGTTCGGGCGGACACGTTACGCCCGTGGTCGCCGTGTTTAA
- a CDS encoding UDP-N-acetylglucosamine--N-acetylmuramyl-(pentapeptide) pyrophosphoryl-undecaprenol N-acetylglucosamine transferase, with protein MRILAVGGGSGGHVTPVVAVFKELKNRGEHELRFWCDRKFGPTAKKVVAESDYDIPVSFITAGKLRRYHGESKLQHLAPSILFPNLYDLCKVIIGFVQSFCKLLMWRPDVIFIKGGYVCLPVGYAARLLRIPLVLHDSDAHPGLTNRLLSPFAKRIGTGAPLEYYRYSPQIATYVGVPISDKFRPYTDVEKRDIKAQLGFDPSRPLVVVTGGGLGAVRINNAVAKNRDRLLEAASVFLISGQHQYNELSKTLDRRDGWRLESFLHGPQMAQALAAADVVVARAGATTLLELAALGMPTVIIPNGRLTAGHQLKNAKVYQDALAAVIVNEDQLDKNPDLLGDTLIKLLRSPKIRHDLGSNFLKFAKPHAAGDMAEMILEAAGKQGRRQ; from the coding sequence ATGCGGATCTTAGCGGTCGGCGGCGGTTCGGGCGGACACGTTACGCCCGTGGTCGCCGTGTTTAAGGAGTTAAAGAATAGGGGAGAGCACGAGCTACGATTTTGGTGCGACCGCAAGTTTGGGCCAACGGCAAAGAAAGTGGTTGCAGAATCCGACTATGATATTCCGGTTTCGTTCATCACCGCCGGTAAATTGCGTCGCTATCACGGTGAGAGCAAATTGCAGCATTTAGCACCCTCAATCCTATTTCCTAACTTATACGACTTGTGCAAGGTTATCATTGGTTTTGTGCAGAGCTTTTGCAAGCTGCTAATGTGGCGCCCTGACGTCATCTTCATCAAAGGTGGTTATGTTTGTCTGCCAGTTGGCTATGCTGCGCGATTACTGAGAATTCCATTGGTGCTGCATGACTCTGACGCTCATCCAGGGTTGACTAACAGGCTGCTGTCGCCATTTGCTAAGCGCATTGGTACGGGCGCACCGCTCGAGTATTATCGCTATTCTCCTCAGATAGCAACATATGTTGGGGTACCAATTTCAGATAAGTTCCGGCCGTATACTGACGTGGAAAAGCGAGACATCAAGGCACAGTTAGGGTTTGACCCGTCACGGCCGCTAGTGGTTGTCACTGGTGGCGGGCTGGGTGCTGTGCGCATCAACAACGCTGTGGCGAAGAATCGTGATAGGCTTCTGGAGGCCGCCTCGGTATTTTTGATATCTGGACAACATCAATACAACGAGCTGAGCAAAACTTTGGACCGTCGTGATGGTTGGCGCTTGGAATCGTTTTTGCATGGACCACAAATGGCACAGGCGTTAGCGGCTGCAGATGTGGTCGTCGCGCGAGCTGGGGCAACAACGCTATTAGAGTTGGCGGCGCTGGGTATGCCAACAGTCATCATCCCAAATGGCAGGCTGACAGCCGGCCACCAGCTGAAAAACGCTAAGGTCTATCAAGACGCCCTGGCTGCGGTGATTGTGAACGAAGATCAACTAGATAAGAACCCTGATCTACTAGGCGATACACTAATCAAACTACTCAGATCCCCGAAGATTCGTCATGATTTGGGTAGTAATTTCCTCAAATTTGCTAAACCGCATGCTGCTGGTGATATGGCTGAAATGATCCTGGAAGCTGCTGGTAAACAGGGGAGGCGACAGTAG
- a CDS encoding nucleoside 2-deoxyribosyltransferase domain-containing protein: MRVISPDNRGLHEIVPSVDLFLAGGITNCPDWQAEALALLRDQDIAVANPRRKRALALQGKGATHQIEWEYGYLKRARVVLFWFPKESLCPIALFELGKELESGSRVVIGVHPEYSRRFDIITQVRCYDPDFPIYSELADVVQAAVGALSI; this comes from the coding sequence ATGAGAGTTATTTCACCTGACAATAGGGGTTTGCACGAGATAGTACCGTCGGTAGATTTGTTTTTAGCGGGAGGTATTACCAATTGCCCAGACTGGCAAGCGGAGGCGCTCGCGCTGCTACGCGATCAAGACATAGCAGTGGCCAATCCACGTCGTAAGAGAGCACTAGCCCTTCAAGGCAAAGGAGCAACGCATCAGATAGAGTGGGAATATGGATACCTCAAGCGGGCGCGAGTGGTGTTGTTTTGGTTTCCAAAGGAGTCCCTCTGCCCTATCGCGCTGTTTGAGCTGGGTAAGGAACTTGAGAGCGGATCGCGTGTGGTGATTGGCGTACATCCAGAGTATTCGAGACGATTTGATATCATTACACAGGTGCGCTGTTATGACCCTGATTTTCCAATATATAGTGAGCTTGCTGATGTGGTGCAAGCTGCTGTAGGTGCGCTTAGTATTTGA
- a CDS encoding type IV secretory system conjugative DNA transfer family protein — protein sequence MEIFSWTITLLMQWYVWLPLVILLSFLTWRNYQQLNEFISSDNVLLILEIPKTNDKKELAAEQLFASLHGILRDKRELKLSRGAQEHLSFEVASVNGQIRFYVWTPRSLQSFVEGQIYAQYPTVQIHQASEDYTEHERDHSVTYTTEMTLTASEFLPIKTFQTFEVDPLAGITGTLAKLESTGEELWIQVLAKPVEDSWQIEADHWISRLREGSASILPSVGGSMRWLGGLFAALWRPPEEGLAGGKGPEISERNKTRIAEAEKKATKLGYEVKIRLAYLGENQTNAKLRMQALVGTFKQFNSTNLNGFKPIKAAYGKEFLEKYRRRAFFGDGFILNIEELASVFHLPHTNVETPNIVWASAKTAEPPSKLPVLTGSDANDDQISAFGVTNFRGINHQFGMLRYDRSRHVYIIGQTGAGKSGLLELFALSDIFHNQGYAIIDPHGDFAINNMKFIPGSRLNDVVYFNPADTAYPLGFNPLEVTNPNQKTNISSEVIGVLKRMFGESWGPRLEYILRYTILALLDRPETTMLDITRMLTDKNFRKETLGYCRDTVVLQFWNVEFASWNDKFVAEAVAPVLNKVGAFTANPIIRNIIGQPESTFNIRQIMDEGKILIVNLSKGLIGEDNAAILGSFLVTKIQLAAMSRSDIPDIRDRRPFYLYVDEFQNFATDSFATILSEARKYGLNLTVANQYISQMNETVRDAVFGNVGTMISFRVSADDAPILAKQFEPNFEAVDLLQMHNRNFVINMVIGGEKTPAFSARTLELPPSQADNTLHIIEHSRRMYSRSREDVEKEINAAIMPQPQPQKQAPRPAAQPITKQPAQQPIATANARPAQPQPAPNSNEVVLQIRGNSANTTADSTATTAPKKRRRRRKKSAA from the coding sequence ATGGAAATATTTTCCTGGACTATAACATTATTGATGCAGTGGTATGTTTGGTTGCCGCTGGTTATTTTGTTATCTTTTTTGACGTGGCGCAATTATCAACAGCTCAATGAATTTATCTCGAGCGACAACGTTTTGCTCATTTTGGAGATCCCAAAAACCAATGATAAGAAAGAGCTTGCTGCTGAGCAGTTGTTTGCCAGCTTGCACGGCATCCTGCGTGATAAACGTGAACTCAAACTGAGCAGGGGAGCGCAGGAACATTTGAGTTTTGAGGTGGCTTCGGTCAATGGGCAAATCCGGTTCTATGTCTGGACACCGCGGTCTCTGCAGAGCTTCGTCGAGGGGCAAATCTACGCCCAATACCCAACCGTCCAAATTCACCAGGCTAGTGAAGATTATACCGAGCACGAACGTGATCATTCAGTAACATACACTACTGAGATGACTTTGACGGCGTCTGAATTTTTACCAATCAAAACATTCCAAACCTTTGAAGTTGACCCGCTGGCTGGCATCACGGGAACATTAGCAAAGCTAGAGTCAACAGGCGAAGAATTGTGGATTCAAGTGCTGGCTAAACCAGTTGAGGACTCATGGCAAATCGAAGCTGACCACTGGATATCACGCCTGCGTGAAGGCTCTGCCAGCATCCTACCAAGTGTTGGTGGTAGCATGCGGTGGCTCGGTGGTTTGTTTGCTGCTTTGTGGCGACCACCAGAGGAAGGATTGGCTGGCGGCAAGGGTCCAGAAATATCTGAGCGCAATAAAACTCGCATCGCTGAAGCTGAAAAGAAAGCCACCAAACTGGGCTACGAAGTAAAAATCCGCTTAGCATATCTGGGAGAGAACCAAACCAACGCCAAGCTGCGCATGCAAGCCTTGGTGGGGACTTTCAAACAGTTTAATTCTACAAACCTAAACGGCTTTAAGCCCATCAAAGCCGCCTACGGCAAAGAATTTTTAGAAAAATATCGTCGTCGTGCATTTTTTGGCGATGGTTTCATCCTCAATATCGAAGAGCTGGCTTCTGTCTTTCACCTGCCACACACCAATGTTGAGACGCCAAACATCGTCTGGGCCAGTGCTAAAACCGCCGAACCGCCGTCCAAGCTACCTGTCCTGACTGGTAGCGACGCCAATGACGACCAGATTTCCGCCTTTGGCGTCACCAATTTCCGCGGTATCAACCACCAATTCGGCATGCTGCGCTACGACCGCTCGCGCCACGTCTACATCATCGGTCAGACCGGAGCAGGTAAGTCTGGGTTGCTTGAATTATTCGCGCTCAGTGACATCTTTCACAACCAAGGCTACGCCATCATCGACCCGCACGGCGACTTCGCCATCAACAACATGAAATTTATCCCCGGCTCACGCCTGAACGACGTCGTCTATTTCAACCCGGCCGACACCGCCTATCCACTCGGCTTCAACCCGCTGGAAGTCACCAACCCGAACCAAAAAACGAACATTTCATCAGAGGTCATCGGCGTTTTGAAGCGCATGTTCGGCGAGAGTTGGGGGCCGCGACTGGAGTATATTTTGCGCTACACCATCCTGGCGCTGCTCGACCGGCCAGAGACGACCATGCTCGACATCACCCGCATGCTAACTGATAAAAATTTCCGCAAAGAAACGCTGGGCTATTGCCGCGACACCGTGGTCTTGCAATTCTGGAACGTCGAATTCGCCAGCTGGAACGACAAGTTCGTCGCCGAGGCGGTCGCGCCAGTCCTCAACAAAGTCGGCGCCTTTACTGCCAACCCCATCATCCGCAACATCATCGGCCAGCCCGAATCCACCTTCAATATCCGCCAAATCATGGACGAGGGCAAAATCCTCATCGTGAATCTATCCAAGGGCCTCATCGGCGAGGACAACGCCGCCATCCTCGGTTCATTCTTGGTCACCAAGATTCAGCTGGCCGCTATGTCGCGCTCTGACATCCCAGATATCCGCGACCGCCGCCCATTTTACCTCTACGTTGACGAGTTCCAGAACTTCGCCACCGACTCATTCGCCACCATCCTGTCCGAAGCCCGCAAATACGGCCTTAACCTGACCGTCGCCAACCAGTACATCTCACAGATGAATGAAACCGTGCGCGATGCAGTCTTTGGCAACGTCGGCACCATGATCTCATTCCGCGTGTCTGCTGATGACGCACCAATTCTCGCCAAACAATTTGAGCCGAATTTTGAAGCCGTCGACCTCTTGCAGATGCACAATCGTAACTTTGTCATCAACATGGTCATCGGGGGAGAGAAGACGCCAGCCTTCTCCGCACGCACCCTCGAACTTCCGCCAAGCCAGGCCGATAATACCCTGCACATCATCGAGCATTCACGACGCATGTACTCACGGAGCAGGGAGGATGTTGAAAAAGAAATCAATGCGGCTATCATGCCGCAACCACAGCCGCAGAAGCAGGCGCCTCGGCCCGCCGCTCAGCCAATTACCAAACAGCCAGCTCAGCAACCTATTGCTACTGCCAATGCCCGTCCAGCCCAGCCGCAACCAGCCCCAAACAGCAATGAAGTCGTTTTGCAGATCCGCGGCAATAGCGCAAACACCACAGCTGACTCAACTGCTACCACCGCACCAAAAAAGCGGCGACGTAGGCGGAAGAAGAGTGCTGCGTAA
- a CDS encoding sigma factor-like helix-turn-helix DNA-binding protein, with the protein MSKPEIADAAESLNTAVADILGSISQEREREIISRRFGLEDRKETLEQIGEMLGITRERVRQLEKAILTKLRASVAEDKLPSVNSAEKLIVSHLSEMGRGARMQNLTSHILGRDATLLERSAVAFLAELAPGLTVINENDDFYQSAVISSVGDEKSVKKQVEEIVKFIKKHGQPITAEAIHESMDYEHPQNIAALASISKKLAELKGNWGLIKWPTVNPKNIRDKIFVILDDNGKPMHFSEIAKAIKDSDFKRKNVTTQAIHNELIKDSRFVLIGRGIYALDSWGYSRGTVADIITDILKEADQPLHRDEIIKRVLDKRQVKETTILLNLQSKSQFKRVAKATYVFEQQQA; encoded by the coding sequence ATGAGCAAACCAGAAATAGCTGACGCGGCAGAGAGTTTGAATACAGCGGTTGCGGATATTCTTGGTAGCATTTCTCAAGAGCGTGAGCGTGAAATCATTTCACGTCGCTTTGGGCTGGAAGACAGGAAAGAGACATTGGAACAGATCGGTGAGATGCTGGGCATTACTCGTGAGCGCGTTCGTCAACTTGAAAAAGCCATCCTCACCAAACTGCGTGCGTCAGTAGCAGAAGACAAATTGCCATCTGTTAATTCTGCCGAAAAGCTCATCGTTTCGCATCTGTCAGAAATGGGCCGTGGTGCTCGTATGCAAAACTTGACATCGCACATTTTGGGTCGTGATGCGACACTCCTGGAGCGCTCAGCTGTCGCTTTCTTGGCAGAATTAGCGCCAGGCTTGACTGTTATCAATGAAAATGACGATTTCTATCAGTCCGCGGTCATCTCATCCGTCGGTGACGAAAAGTCAGTGAAAAAACAAGTTGAAGAAATTGTTAAATTCATCAAAAAACACGGCCAGCCAATCACCGCTGAAGCAATTCACGAGTCCATGGACTATGAGCATCCACAGAATATCGCAGCACTGGCGTCCATCAGCAAGAAGCTGGCTGAGCTGAAAGGGAACTGGGGACTCATCAAGTGGCCAACCGTCAATCCGAAAAATATTCGCGACAAAATTTTTGTCATCCTGGACGACAACGGCAAACCAATGCACTTTTCAGAGATCGCCAAGGCCATCAAAGACAGCGATTTTAAGCGCAAAAACGTCACCACACAAGCGATTCACAACGAACTCATCAAAGATAGCCGCTTCGTGCTGATCGGTCGCGGTATCTATGCGCTGGACTCATGGGGCTACAGCCGCGGCACTGTTGCTGATATCATCACCGACATCCTCAAAGAAGCTGATCAGCCACTGCACCGCGACGAGATCATCAAACGAGTTTTGGACAAACGCCAAGTCAAAGAAACGACTATTTTGTTAAACCTGCAGTCAAAATCACAGTTCAAGCGTGTCGCCAAAGCCACTTACGTGTTTGAACAGCAACAAGCCTGA